The following proteins are co-located in the Bacillus pumilus genome:
- the acpP gene encoding acyl carrier protein, with the protein MADVLERVSKIIVDRLGVDEADVKMEASFKEDLGADSLDVVELVMELEDEFDMEISDEDAEKIATVGDAVNYINSQQ; encoded by the coding sequence ATGGCAGACGTATTAGAGCGTGTATCAAAAATTATTGTAGACCGCCTTGGCGTTGATGAGGCTGACGTGAAAATGGAAGCTTCATTTAAAGAAGATTTAGGCGCTGATTCCCTTGATGTAGTTGAGCTAGTTATGGAACTTGAAGATGAGTTCGATATGGAAATTTCTGACGAAGATGCTGAAAAAATTGCAACAGTCGGTGACGCTGTGAACTACATAAATAGCCAGCAATAA
- the plsX gene encoding phosphate acyltransferase PlsX gives MRIAVDAMGGDHAPKAIIDGVQKSLAAFSDVDITLVGDESKIKPYITNNERITILDAKEVIEPTDEPVRAVRRKKDSSMVKMAQEVSEGRADACISAGNTGALMTAGLFIVGRIDGIDRPALAPTLPTLDGSGFLLLDVGANVDAKPEHLVQYAMMGSIYAERVFPKSNPRVGLLNVGTEDKKGNDLTKKTFELLKASDLNFVGNVESRDLLEGVADVVVTDGFTGNIALKTIEGTALSVFKMLKETLTSSFTAKIAAGMMKPKLMQMKSKMDYSEYGGAALFGLKAPVIKAHGSSDENAIFHAIRQARDIVEKDVSAIIHQEVQKENTNES, from the coding sequence ATGAGAATTGCAGTCGATGCAATGGGGGGAGATCATGCCCCTAAAGCCATTATTGACGGTGTGCAAAAAAGCTTAGCAGCATTTTCAGATGTCGACATTACACTTGTCGGCGATGAAAGCAAAATCAAACCATACATAACAAATAACGAGCGCATCACGATTTTAGATGCAAAAGAAGTCATTGAACCGACAGATGAACCAGTGCGTGCAGTCAGACGTAAAAAGGATTCATCCATGGTGAAAATGGCCCAGGAAGTATCTGAAGGAAGAGCAGATGCCTGCATCTCAGCAGGAAATACGGGAGCACTCATGACAGCAGGACTGTTTATCGTAGGCAGAATCGATGGTATTGACAGACCAGCACTTGCTCCAACTTTGCCAACACTTGATGGCAGCGGGTTTTTATTACTAGATGTCGGTGCAAATGTCGATGCCAAGCCAGAACATCTGGTGCAATATGCCATGATGGGGTCTATTTACGCAGAGCGCGTCTTCCCGAAGAGCAATCCGCGCGTTGGACTTTTAAATGTAGGAACAGAAGATAAAAAAGGCAATGATTTAACGAAAAAAACCTTCGAATTACTAAAAGCATCAGACTTAAATTTCGTAGGAAATGTGGAGTCTCGTGATTTATTAGAAGGTGTAGCCGATGTCGTTGTCACAGATGGTTTTACAGGAAATATTGCGCTTAAAACGATTGAAGGCACAGCCCTTTCCGTATTTAAAATGCTGAAAGAAACATTAACATCCAGCTTTACTGCAAAAATAGCAGCTGGCATGATGAAGCCTAAATTGATGCAGATGAAATCTAAAATGGATTACTCCGAATATGGCGGTGCCGCTTTATTTGGTTTAAAGGCTCCTGTTATTAAAGCGCACGGCTCCTCTGATGAAAACGCCATTTTTCATGCAATTCGTCAGGCACGTGATATCGTTGAAAAAGACGTTTCAGCCATCATTCATCAAGAAGTCCAAAAAGAAAACACGAATGAGTCTTAA
- the fabD gene encoding ACP S-malonyltransferase: MSKIAFLFPGQGSQKIGMGKDLFDQESASKAVFEEADKTLGFDLSSMIFEGEAEELTLTYNAQPALLTTSIAILKKLEESGIKADYAAGHSLGEYTALVAAGALSFKDAVYAVRKRGELMNEAVPAGEGAMAAILGIDQASLLEVTKEVTESGHLVELANLNCPGQIVISGTAKGVELASEKAKEKGAKRAIALEVSGPFHSALMKPAAEKFTDVLSKLDIADAKTPVISNVTADIVTSRDKIETKLIEQLYSPVRFEESVERLIDLGVTTFIEIGPGKVLSGLVKKVNRRLTTISVSDQETIEAAIQTLKGDS; encoded by the coding sequence ATGAGCAAAATTGCATTTTTATTCCCTGGCCAAGGCTCTCAAAAAATTGGCATGGGAAAAGATTTATTTGACCAAGAATCAGCATCTAAAGCTGTGTTTGAAGAAGCAGACAAGACCCTTGGTTTTGACTTATCTTCTATGATTTTTGAAGGGGAAGCAGAAGAACTGACGCTGACATATAATGCGCAGCCAGCTCTTTTAACAACAAGTATCGCCATCTTAAAGAAACTTGAAGAGAGTGGAATCAAAGCAGATTATGCAGCAGGACACAGTCTTGGTGAATACACAGCCCTCGTTGCAGCAGGCGCTCTTTCGTTTAAAGATGCTGTATACGCCGTCAGAAAACGCGGCGAATTAATGAATGAAGCTGTTCCAGCAGGTGAAGGCGCAATGGCAGCGATCCTCGGAATAGATCAAGCTTCGCTTTTGGAAGTAACAAAAGAAGTAACAGAGAGCGGTCATCTTGTAGAACTCGCTAACTTAAACTGCCCTGGACAAATCGTCATCTCTGGTACAGCAAAAGGTGTAGAACTTGCATCAGAAAAAGCGAAAGAAAAAGGCGCAAAACGTGCAATTGCACTTGAAGTGAGCGGGCCTTTCCATTCAGCTTTAATGAAACCAGCAGCTGAAAAATTCACAGATGTTCTGTCAAAACTAGACATTGCGGATGCCAAAACACCGGTCATTTCAAATGTAACAGCAGACATCGTGACATCTCGTGATAAGATTGAGACAAAGCTCATTGAACAATTGTATTCGCCTGTTCGTTTTGAAGAAAGTGTGGAACGCCTTATTGATTTAGGTGTGACAACGTTTATTGAAATTGGTCCTGGCAAAGTGCTTTCAGGTCTTGTGAAAAAGGTCAATCGCCGACTGACGACTATTTCCGTTTCAGATCAAGAAACAATTGAAGCAGCAATTCAAACATTGAAGGGGGATTCTTGA
- the fabG gene encoding 3-oxoacyl-[acyl-carrier-protein] reductase: MLTNKTAVVTGASRGIGRSIAIDLAKNGANVVVNYSGNEAKANEVVDEIKALGKQAFAVKADVSNAEEVQALMKQAIDTFGSIDILVNNAGITKDNLLMRMKENEWDDVININLKGVFNCTKAVTRQMMKQRSGRIINVASVVGVCGNPGQANYVAAKAGVIGLTKTTAKELASRHITVNAVAPGFISTDMTDKLDDNVQTEMLKQIPLARFGAPEDISNVVVFLASEGAGYITGQTIQVDGGMVMS, translated from the coding sequence ATGCTTACAAATAAAACAGCCGTTGTAACAGGTGCATCACGCGGTATTGGCCGTTCCATCGCGATCGATTTAGCGAAGAATGGTGCAAATGTTGTCGTGAATTATTCAGGAAACGAAGCAAAAGCAAATGAAGTAGTGGATGAAATCAAAGCACTTGGCAAGCAGGCTTTTGCTGTCAAAGCTGATGTCTCAAATGCTGAAGAAGTACAAGCATTAATGAAACAAGCGATTGATACATTCGGCTCAATCGACATTCTTGTGAATAACGCTGGCATTACAAAGGACAACCTGCTCATGAGAATGAAAGAAAATGAATGGGATGATGTCATTAACATAAACTTAAAAGGTGTCTTTAACTGTACAAAAGCCGTGACGCGTCAAATGATGAAACAGCGAAGCGGAAGAATCATCAATGTGGCATCAGTCGTTGGCGTATGCGGAAACCCTGGACAAGCAAACTACGTTGCAGCAAAAGCTGGCGTCATTGGGTTAACGAAAACAACAGCAAAAGAGCTGGCAAGCCGCCATATTACAGTCAATGCAGTAGCACCAGGCTTTATTTCTACAGATATGACAGATAAGCTTGATGACAATGTGCAGACAGAAATGCTCAAACAAATCCCGCTTGCACGCTTTGGTGCGCCTGAAGATATTAGCAACGTTGTTGTCTTTTTAGCTTCTGAAGGAGCAGGCTATATTACAGGCCAAACCATCCAAGTGGATGGCGGAATGGTCATGTCCTAA
- the rnc gene encoding ribonuclease III produces MPKHYKDKQKQSKKLEQFREFQQRISVQFKNEKLLYQAFTHSSYVNEHRKKPYEDNERLEFLGDAVLELTISQFLFAKYPAMSEGDLTKLRAAIVCEPSLVSLAHELSFGDLVLLGKGEEMTGGRKRPALLADVFEAFIGALYLDQGLEPVERFLEGYVYPKINDGAFSHVMDFKSQLQEFVQRDGKGVLEYRILHEKGPAHNREFEANVSLRGEVLGIGNGRSKKEAEQHAAQEALAKLQKHHMNQ; encoded by the coding sequence ATGCCAAAACACTATAAAGACAAACAGAAACAGAGCAAAAAACTAGAGCAATTTAGAGAATTCCAGCAGCGTATTTCCGTACAGTTTAAAAATGAAAAGCTTCTATATCAAGCCTTTACACATTCCTCTTATGTGAATGAGCACCGGAAAAAACCTTACGAGGATAATGAAAGACTTGAATTTTTAGGAGATGCTGTTTTAGAATTGACCATCTCTCAATTCTTATTTGCGAAATATCCAGCGATGAGCGAGGGAGATTTAACAAAACTGAGAGCGGCGATCGTGTGTGAACCGTCACTTGTGTCACTGGCACATGAGCTGTCCTTCGGAGACCTTGTTCTTTTAGGAAAAGGCGAAGAAATGACTGGCGGCAGAAAGCGCCCCGCACTCTTAGCAGATGTATTCGAGGCCTTTATCGGGGCACTTTATTTAGATCAAGGGCTGGAACCTGTTGAACGATTTCTAGAAGGGTATGTGTATCCGAAAATTAACGACGGAGCTTTCTCGCATGTCATGGACTTTAAAAGCCAGCTTCAAGAATTTGTTCAGCGTGATGGAAAAGGTGTGCTGGAATACCGAATCCTGCATGAAAAGGGACCTGCACATAACCGGGAATTTGAAGCAAATGTATCACTTCGAGGAGAAGTGCTCGGGATTGGAAATGGCCGCTCTAAAAAAGAAGCAGAACAGCACGCTGCACAGGAAGCACTTGCTAAATTGCAGAAACATCATATGAACCAATAA
- the fapR gene encoding transcription factor FapR, translating to MKLNKKERQRLLQQTISSTPFITDEELASKFGVSIQTVRLDRLELSIPELRERIKHVAEKTLEDEVKSLPLDEVIGEMIDVELDDQAISILEVRKEHVFSRNQIARGHHLFAQANSLAVAVIDDELALTAKANIRFTRQVKQGERVVSKAKVASHDKEKGRTVVEVNSYVGEEVVFSGDFVMYRSKQK from the coding sequence ATGAAACTAAATAAAAAAGAACGTCAAAGGCTTCTCCAGCAAACGATCAGCTCGACTCCGTTCATTACTGATGAAGAATTGGCAAGTAAATTCGGTGTAAGCATTCAAACGGTTCGTCTTGATCGTTTGGAGCTGTCAATCCCTGAATTACGCGAAAGAATTAAGCATGTGGCCGAGAAGACATTAGAGGATGAAGTGAAGTCACTTCCGCTGGATGAAGTGATTGGAGAAATGATTGATGTAGAGCTTGATGACCAAGCCATTTCGATTTTAGAAGTAAGAAAAGAGCACGTATTTAGCCGAAACCAAATTGCCAGGGGACATCATCTCTTCGCCCAGGCAAATTCGCTGGCAGTGGCCGTCATTGACGATGAGCTGGCGCTGACAGCAAAAGCGAATATTAGATTTACAAGGCAGGTTAAACAAGGCGAACGAGTCGTCTCTAAAGCCAAAGTAGCCTCGCATGATAAAGAAAAAGGCAGAACCGTAGTTGAAGTAAACAGCTATGTGGGTGAGGAAGTTGTCTTCTCAGGTGACTTCGTCATGTATCGCTCAAAACAAAAGTAA